A stretch of the Fusarium musae strain F31 chromosome 2, whole genome shotgun sequence genome encodes the following:
- a CDS encoding hypothetical protein (EggNog:ENOG41) codes for MSSPAQNELRFTCMAAPSSFDATQLINLSVLTTQKLLKFANTLSVPVVTTTQTSAKLGPTVSALAQLLPSSPHDKTRFSMSIPSITVDLPHSSEIALVGIESHICITQTALDLRDAGHKVYVIADGVSSCNPREVDIALDRLRAEPGITVTSSESWMYECVGDSQHPAFKGLIGVVKESIADTRKVWQALPPGSKI; via the exons ATGTCTTCACCTGCGCAAAACGAGCTGCGGTTCA CATGTATGGCAGCCCCCAGTTCATTTGACGCCACTCAGCTAATCAACCTCAGCGTCCTCACCACTCAAAAGCTCCTCAAGTTCGCAAACACTCTCTCCGTTCCCGTCGTAACCACGACCCAAACCTCAGCAAAGCTTGGTCCCACAGTTTCAGCTCTAGCACAGCTCCTCCCCTCGTCACCACACGACAAGACACGCTTCTCCATGTCCATTCCCTCCATCACCGTCGATCTACCTCACAGCTCAGAAATCGCTCTTGTCGGCATTGAGTCTCATATCTGCATTACCCAGACAGCCCTCGATTTGCGCGACGCAGGACATAAGGTATATGTCATTGCCGATGGAGTATCGAGCTGTAATCCTCGCGAAGTCGACATTGCCCTCGATCGATTGCGTGCCGAGCCCGGAATCACGGTCACGTCGAGCGAGAGCTGGATGTACGAATGCGTGGGAGATTCGCAACATCCTGCTTTCAAGGGACTAATTGGTGTTGTCAAGGAGTCAATTGCAGACACCAGAAAGGTTTGGCAGGCCTTGCCTCCTGGATCTAAGATCTAG
- a CDS encoding hypothetical protein (EggNog:ENOG41), with product MEVKQVQYTQSNHAERLLRLEKKQADDAALKSVWNSPFPGVLSGTPQTGPVSIPHNDMFDDLDEQGEELLGSLHLGPAEEEPVRRGAASRANSVRFDESALHGSSWGGPSNRHSGDFGPVRPGSGLMMERSLSHKSDGRHSSAGHSVHSHHSVASGRASSLGLDNNFAVGDDDDDSFDIPGPPAAFYVLGTVPSIVRCWLTPNFGHSTLLYADVCSGSQKSTVEYSLLRELDLIDQIHREVDGSYRVRLNVYFAEAVVTHHGSRSSSPHGPVPSITVFFEVFGVAEQPIQAADRKAIRIYLGSDALRAHSADILFSQNTMTLRGDERERLQVPFVRPEDENVFRNICTTNMVPEKPKLNANAPPFVSGDFSQASQESIPDTEAPQQDYESRSEMSPMATDAVLNKRPSSRGSVSGAESERRSRGLINGDQLGPKERTAEQSTTEGSRREPLSGIWGSWRHGSGNGVDGPHRDGSLSGYQPAGRGRNMKVLKPQKSASRTVSSYDASSSKGLGDGRRKSQVSVGENSGTPANRWEAKRAVSMSSEHKTQSQSQSLPPPSRDGRSANANANSNNSLPRSANPVGVASAFSWMTPTSKAKTTAGSE from the exons ATGGAAGTGAAGCAAGTACAATATACCCAGAGCAATCATGCTGAACGGCTTCTTCGATTGGAAAAGAAACAGGCAGATGATGCCGCATTGAAGTCTGTCTGGAACTCTCCCTTTCCAGGTGTCTTGAGTGGCACACCTCAAACAG GACCTGTTTCCATTCCACACAATGACATGTTTGATGACTTGGATGAGCAAGGTGAGGAGCTTCTaggatctcttcatcttggacCAGCAGAGGAAGAACCGGTTCGCCGAGGCGCTGCTTCGCGGGCTAATAGTGTTCGATTCGACGAAAGCGCCCTGCACGGATCCAGCTGGGGAGGCCCAAGTAATCGTCACTCGGGAGATTTTGGCCCTGTTCGTCCTGGAAGTGGCCTTATGATGGAGCGCTCATTATCTCACAAGTCGGATGGGCGACACAGCTCTGCTGGACATTCAGTTCACTCTCACCACTCCGTTGCTTCTGGTCGGGCTAGCAGCTTAGGCCTTGATAACAACTTTGCTGttggcgacgacgacgacgattcGTTCGACATTCCTGGCCCCCCTGCGGCGTTTTATGTACTCGGGACGGTCCCTTCGATCGTTCGATGTTGGTTAACCCCTAACTTTGGCCACTCAACACTCCTCTACGCCGACGTTTGCAGTGGCTCGCAAAAGTCCACCGTTGAGTACTCTCTCCTCAGAGAGTTGGACCTTATCGATCAGATCCATCGTGAGGTTGACGGTTCATATCGCGTTAGGTTAAATGTCTACTTTGCAGAGGCTGTGGTAACACATCATGGCAGTCGCTCTAGTAGTCCTCATGGGCCTGTTCCTTCGATCACTGTCTTTTTCGAGGTCTTTGGAGTGGCAGAGCAGCCTATCCAGGCTGCAGATCGCAAAGCCATTCGAATCTACTTGGGCAGCGATGCTCTCAGAGCCCATTCCGCAGATATTCTATTTTCCCAGAATACTATGACACTTCGTGGCGACGAGCGAGAGCGGCTCCAGGTCCCCTTTGTCCGACCAGAGGACGAAAACGTGTTTCGGAATATCTGCACAACCAACATGGTCCCAGAAAAGCCCAAGTTGAATGCAAATGCTCCTCCCTTCGTCTCCGGGGATTTCAGCCAGGCTAGCCAGGAAAGTATCCCTGACACGGAGGCTCCTCAGCAGGACTATGAGTCTCGAAGCGAAATGTCGCCGATGGCAACTGACGCGGTTCTCAATAAGCGACCCAGCTCCAGAGGCAGTGTATCCGGTGCGGAGAGTGAGAGAAGGTCTCGTGGACTCATCAACGGAGACCAACTAGGCCCTAAGGAGCGTACTGCTGAGCAGTCTACCACCGAGGGCTCCAGGCGAGAACCCCTTTCAGGGATTTGGGGCTCATGGCGCCATGGATCAGGGAATGGAGTGGACGGTCCGCACAGAGATGGTTCACTGAGTGGATATCAACCTGCCGGTCGAGGCCGCAACATGAAAGTTCTGAAGCCCCAGAAGTCGGCCTCGAGGACAGTTTCTTCTTATGATGCCTCTTCGTCTAAAGGCCTGGGAGATGGTCGACGCAAGAGTCAAGTCAGCGTTGGGGAGAACAGTGGTACTCCTGCCAATAGATGGGAGGCTAAGCGTGCGGTGAGCATGAGCAGCGAACACAAAACGCAATCGCAGTCACAGTCGCTCCCACCTCCAAGTCGTGATGGTCGCagcgccaacgccaacgccaataGCAACAATTCCCTGCCTAGGTCTGCCAACCCCGTCGGAGTGGCGTCAGCGTTCTCATGGATGACACCAACATCCAAAGCCAAAACAACCGCGGGCTCAGAGTAA
- a CDS encoding hypothetical protein (BUSCO:EOG0926051U): protein MATALAAQLAQVAANSKSTLNVKAQKAAHSKSLIWEPRVAATQSYQTLYTTCFQGFEELCQLDARFAPFQSTIFSEESQNQDRTQLTAPENEELDRRVEAFLRLAGSRLRLMPAIKSIEWLIRRFRIHEENTQALLLTFLPYHSIPAFATLLSILPSKIPHNFRFLDPYIRSVTSPPRHVLVREAIQHPSFLTLISEYTLESCRIQYNYPALVSFWAGIMTEAVSGILDKTRSGRAAVQSENDQALLHRLGPVFAESLVMKKVPSIQIASYMAIAVFVAKGNLEDNAVTAFMDQTVYGWTNDTVRPALVCLAILAQYRSAKQMSSKTTKALMKVTDIGKLLVEIGQERRVDKLANGLCLALIERLTKKGDARGLATIITILSSSVLKDKQIAVIFKSLILTAHRLSDDNDEDGALRRELGSALIALSQSAGKSGATIQSVIEEVKFDIEELEMKLDLSFRSRRLPDSTKDDTEMSNGNNEKNVPQDLSSLLEELSSRSETLSPCLVPQPGEIFDEFSHIFFSVVSNSSQNEGLLSEFDLNPKLHRQTAFKDCTYFSFFIRIWSGPYPALARVAALDMTKKRLKVGDAGKADLQALLPYCISALSDPSKRVRQAAADLITVLTGLYTPPVPSTGLDLWGQQSLYGKSKEIMSLPSDVVAKVLHLQILPTVEECVMDPEHITAVLRTAIEQGKYQSKPSPALDKKDHLSQPGRLSFLQFLASHIVNTPLILVKSRLLKTVNEVRGVSTTTRTQLLLPVLQWWANISEDEAAKLCSAERLEKSDMDNCFVDVVVPNDVAGLEFFLEFLRDPDQREKADLIRATFTRMKKMWSSMKPNVKSTAADQLLEISQESAVSTDSKSVVSAEAADFLRNVRLTTDILHDFLQSIQTGTKMVTEPPPNKRRRTSSSGADRGLITRVTPELSQSLRKITFVLQLVENSDPVEHPELLDGLFTALSELQHFRTVVGSELGYLQNLILRSLLAMMPAYKANKKLIIDSSGGYGDLLVNCIQRSSSPVVQNAALLLIASLATTAPNLVLHSVMPIFTFMGTSVLRQSDDYSAHVVSQTIKEVIPPLIDSLRQGQKSPIAGASDILVSFTTAYEHIPAHRRQGLFVALVETLGPQDFLHALISMLVDRYGASDALLQFIIELLNHFSIPTQLESLVKQLDLIADLFKAKPGISLVLLGVTDETEDKNKDVEAIAFRQLSAFPSFLANKKLRAQIGGLMEKDDMEASRLRELYATLLENILVLADTVKANKTLHGRCGQALSNHLNLLSIGEFIKAVENLLDRPDMGLRQKVLRALEVRVEQESNTDPASRTVLLAFLPQLTAGIRESTDMRYKHTAVTCVDKIAEKYGKKDIEAVVGAATTIAGQHCLGQSEERLRVMALLCLTSLVDVLQDAIVPVLPRAIPQAVEYLAESLRDDARDEELHVACYGFISALAQHLPYMLSTYVDRILEISNRSAEIELDDDTKESRVDCLHFLAKQLEAKEIFSALDRNWNSARSAGFSAVAEYLDVLGLAIDKHSKSGISKNASLLSSILTNVFDLRRQERAKGEIAEQDLLRLSALDASTNDKALKMIYKLNDAAFRPVFVQLMEWSSSGLSKSDRVGRSLRQYSVYGFLEAFFGTLKSIVTNYATYIVEDAVRILKSVDLKSPEERQLWSRVLRTLANCFEHDQDDFWQAPAHFSAVGPVLMEQFSHAGTVEVTEELIPTTVELASAADSQAHQKELNSALLKHLRSESAAVRLAAVKCEQALTDRLGEEWLSMLHEMLPRISELQEDDDEVVERETHRWIFKIEGVLGESLDAMLQ from the exons ATGGCGACTGCTCTCGCTGCTCAATTGGCGCAGGTGGCTGCCAATTCGAAGTCCACTCTCAACGTTAAGGCGCAAAAGGCTGCACATTCCAAGTCGTTGATATGGGAACCTCGAGTCGCTGCTACTCAGAGCTACCAAACTCTTTATACAACATGCTTCCAGGGCTTTGAGGAGCTCTGCCAACTCGATGCTCGATTCGCGCCCTTCCAGTCTACCATCTTCAGCGAAGAGAGTCAGAACCAAGATCGTACCCAGCTCACAGCTCCTGAGAATGAAGAACTGGACCGCCGGGTTGAAGCCTTCTTGCGCCTGGCGGGCAGTCGACTTAGGCTGATGCCTGCGATCAAGTCTATCGAGTGGCTCATTCGAAGATTCAG AATTCATGAGGAAAACACACAAGCACTGTTACTCACTTTCCTGCCTTACCATTCTATACCAGCCTTCGCTACCCTCCTTTCGATTCTTCCGAGCAAGATCCCCCACAACTTCCGCTTCCTCGACCCTTACATTCGCTCCGTCACATCGCCTCCCCGACATGTCTTGGTTCGTGAGGCAATTCAGCACCCTTCATTTTTGACTCTCATATCCGAGTACACCCTCGAATCATGTCGGATACAGTACAACTATCCTGCCTTGGTCTCATTCTGGGCCGGAATCATGACAGAGGCCGTCAGTGGTATCCTAGACAAGACGAGATCAGGCCGAGCTGCAGTTCAGAGCGAGAATGACCAGGCTTTGCTTCATCGACTGGGACCTGTCTTTGCTGAGTCCTTGGTCATGAAGAAAGTCCCTAGTATTCAGATTGCTTCATACATGGCGATCGCAGTGTTTGTCGCCAAGGGCAACCTTGAGGATAACGCTGTCACTGCATTCATGGACCAGACGGTTTATGGCTGGACTAACGACACGGTGCGGCCTGCTCTTGTTTGTCTGGCTATCTTGGCGCAATACCGTTCTGCGAAGCAAATGAGCAGCAAGACTACAAAGGCGCTTATGAAAGTCACAGATATTGGAAAGTTACTTGTAGAGATCGGCCAAGAGCGGCGGGTGGACAAATTAGCAAATGGTCTCTGTCTCGCATTGATAGAGAGACTTACCAAGAAGGGCGACGCTCGAGGTTTGGCGACTATTATCACTATTCTCAGCAGCTCGGTCCTCAAGGACAAACAAATCGCTGTCATCTTCAAGTCTCTTATTTTGACCGCGCACCGACTTAGCGATGAtaatgatgaggatggcgcACTTCGACGGGAACTCGGTTCAGCACTGATTGCTCTGTCTCAGAGCGCCGGCAAATCTGGCGCCACTATCCAGTCCGTTATCGAAGAAGTCAAGTTCGAtattgaggagcttgagatgAAGCTCGACCTTTCATTCCGCTCTCGACGACTCCCCGACTCGACCAAAGACGATACAGAGATGAGTAATGGCAATAATGAAAAGAATGTACCCCAGGATCTGAGTTCGTTACTCGAGGAACTTTCCAGCCGGTCCGAAACGCTCTCTCCTTGTCTCGTGCCTCAACCCGGCGAGATCTTTGACGAATTCAGtcatattttcttttctgttGTTTCTAATAGCTCGCAAAATGAGGGCCTGCTTTCCGAATTCGATCTCAACCCCAAGCTTCACCGACAGACCGCTTTCAAGGACTGCACGTACTTCAGTTTCTTCATTCGTATCTGGAGCGGTCCCTATCCAGCCCTCGCTCGTGTCGCAGCTCTGGACATGACTAAGAAAAGGTTAAAAGTTGGTGATGCCGGAAAAGCCGATCTCcaggctcttcttccctaCTGTATCTCAGCGCTCAGCGATCCTTCGAAGCGCGTCCGACAAGCCGCGGCCGATCTAATCACTGTCCTCACTGGTCTATACActcctccagttccttctACGGGACTCGACCTCTGGGGTCAACAGAGCCTTTATGGAAAGTCCAAAGAAATAATGTCACTACCCTCTGATGTTGTCGCCAAAGTCCTACATCTTCAGATTCTTCCTACCGTTGAGGAGTGTGTTATGGACCCTGAACATATCACTGCCGTCCTTCGTACCGCAATTGAGCAAGGCAAATACCAGTCCAAGCCGAGCCCTGCATTAGATAAAAAGGACCACTTGTCTCAGCCTGGAAGACTATCTTTCCTTCAGTTTCTGGCCTCACACATCGTCAACACACCATTGATTCTGGTAAAGAGTAGGTTGCTGAAGACCGTCAACGAAGTCCGAGGCGTCAGCACCACGACAAGAACGCAACTTCTACTCCCTGTTTTGCAATGGTGGGCAAATATAAGCGAGGATGAGGCAGCTAAGCTCTGCAGCGCAGAACGTCTAGAAAAGTCAGATATGGACAACtgttttgttgatgttgtggTGCCAAACGACGTCGCGGGCTTAGAGTTTTTCCTGGAGTTTCTCAGAGATCCAGACCAAAGAGAAAAGGCTGATCTTATTCGTGCAACTTTCACtcgcatgaagaagatgtgGTCTTCCATGAAGCCTAATGTCAAGTCAACGGCTGCCGATCAGTTGCTGGAAATCTCCCAGGAATCGGCAGTCTCAACTGACAGCAAATCAGTTGTTTCTGCAGAGGCGGCTGACTTTTTGAGGAACGTGCGACTCACCACCGATATCCTTCATGACTTCCTTCAGTCGATACAGACTGGAACGAAGATGGTCACTGAGCCTCCACCCAACAAGCGCCGCCGAACTAGCTCATCTGGAGCTGACCGTGGTCTCATCACTCGGGTTACTCCCGAACTCAGCCAGTCGCTGCGAAAGATCACATTCGTTCTGCAGCTGGTCGAGAACTCGGACCCCGTTGAGCATCCCGAGCTCCTGGATGGCCTGTTTACTGCCCTATCTGAGCTCCAGCACTTTAGAACAGTGGTCGGATCTGAGCTGGGCTATCTACAGAACCTCATTCTCCGAAGCctcttggccatgatgccAGCTTACAAGGCGAATAAGAAACTCATTATTGACAGCTCTGGTGGGTACGGAGATTTGCTTGTGAACTGCATCCAAAGATCTTCGAGCCCCGTTGTTCAGAATGCTGCCCTTCTCCTGATTGCCAGTCTGGCCACGACCGCGCCGAACTTGGTCCTGCATAGTGTCATGcccatcttcaccttcatGGGTACTTCGGTACTTCGCCAAAGCGACGACTACTCTGCCCATGTTGTGTCTCAGACTATCAAGGAAGTTATACCTCCACTGATCGACTCTTTGCGTCAAGGGCAGAAGAGCCCCATCGCTGGTGCTTCTGATATTCTTGTCAGCTTCACAACGGCATACGAGCACATCCCCGCTCATCGACGACAGGGGCTATTTGTGGCCCTCGTCGAGACTCTTGGCCCACAAGACTTCCTCCACGCTCTTATCAGTATGTTGGTTGATCGGTACGGTGCTAGTGACGCTCTGCTGCAATTTATTATCGAGTTATTGAATCACTTCAGCATCCCAACACAGCTCGAATCGCTCGTCAAGCAGCTCGATCTTATTGCTGACCTGTTCAAGGCAAAGCCTGGCATCTCTCTCGTCCTCCTTGGTGTCACTGACGAGACTGAAGACAAAAATAAAGATGTCGAAGCCATTGCCTTCCGACAACTATCGGCCTTCCCTAGCTTCTTAGCTAATAAGAAACTCAGAGCGCAGATCGGAGGCTTGATGGAGAAGGATGATATGGAAGCATCGAGATTGAGGGAGCTCTATGCCACACTTCTTGAAAACATCCTTGTTCTGGCTGATACGGTCAAGGCGAATAAAACTCTCCATGGCCGCTGCGGACAGGCTCTCTCCAATCATCTCAACTTATTGTCCATTGGAGAGTttatcaaggctgttgagaaccTGCTCGATAGACCTGACATGGGACTGCGCCAAAAGGTCCTACGAGCTCTTGAGGTTCGGGTGGAACAGGAGAGCAATACCGACCCAGCATCAAGAACCGTCTTGCTTGCTTTCCTTCCGCAGCTCACAGCCGGTATCAGAGAGTCGACCGATATGCGCTACAAGCACACCGCTGTCACATGCGTTGACAAGATTGCCGAAAAGTATGGAAAGAAGGATATCGAGGCTGTTGTGGGAGCAGCTACAACAATTGCTGGCCAGCACTGCTTGGGGCAGTCTGAGGAGCGGCTCCGAGTTATGGCTCTCTTGTGCCTTACCTCGCTCGTAGATGTACTGCAAGACGCCATCGTACCCGTTCTGCCGAGGGCAATCCCGCAGGCTGTCGAATACCTGGCCGAAAGCTTGAGGGATGATGCTCGCGATGAGGAACTTCATGTTGCTTGTTACGGATTCATCAGCGCTCTGGCTCAGCACCTTCCCTACATGCTTTCAACATATGTTGATCGCATTCTGGAAATCTCCAACCGATCGGCCGAGATCGAATTGGATGATGATACGAAGGAAAGCCGTGTTGATTGTCTTCACTTCCTGGCTAAGCAACTTGAGGCGAAAGAGATCTTCTCGGCTCTGGACCGAAACTGGAATAGTGCCAGAAGTGCCGGCTTCTCT GCTGTTGCTGAAtatcttgatgttctcggcTTGGCCATTGACAAGCACTCTAAGTCTGGCATTTCTAAGAATGCCTCGCTGCTATCGAGCATTCTCACAAATGTCTTTGATCTGCGACGACAGGAGCGCGCTAAGGGTGAGATTGCTGAGCAAGACCTCTTGAGGCTCAGTGCTCTTGACGCCAGCACCAACGACAaagcgttgaagatgatctACAAGCTCAACGATGCGGCATTCCGGCCTGTCTTTGTTCAGCTCATGGAGTGGTCAAGCTCCGGGTTGTCGAAAAGCGACCGAGTGGGACGCTCGCTACGTCAATACAGTGTCTATGGATTCCTTGAGGCATTCTTTGGCACTCTTAAATCGATCGTTACCAACTACGCTACATACATTGTCGAGGATGCAGTTAGGATCTTGAAGTCGGTGGATCTTAAGAGCCCAGAGGAGAGACAACTCTGGTCAAGGGTACTACGGACCCTGGCCAACTGCTTCGAGCACGACCAGGATGACTTCTGGCAGGCTCCGGCCCACTTTAGCGCCGTTGGACCGGTCCTGATGGAGCAGTTCTCACATGCTGGTACGGTGGAAGTGACGGAAGAGCTCATCCCAACAACTGTGGAGCTGGCCTCGGCGGCAGATTCACAGGCTCACCAGAAGGAGCTCAACTCCGCCCTCCTGAAGCACCTGCGATCCGAGTCTGCGGCAGTGAGACTTGCCGCGGTCAAGTGTGAGCAGGCACTGACAGATCGTCTTGGCGAAGAGTGGCTGTCTATGCTGCATGAGATGCTTCCTCGCATTAGCGAGTTGcaagaggacgatgacgaggtAGTTGAACGGGAGACACACCGATGGATATTCAAGATTGAGGGAGTGTTAGGAGAGAGTTTGGATGCCATGTTACAATAA